In Microbacterium sp. 1.5R, the following are encoded in one genomic region:
- a CDS encoding DUF7882 family protein, translated as MGKFIYEGTVKSDIEDRALTHLQLVMTAKLRRGEPFSFSWREDMTVGGGRTTVWVHAGSSLVFKYSGSRQPQINRAWIEALAFTANAPGGLRLVSEPAEGTAPPVERVEVPAQA; from the coding sequence ATGGGCAAATTCATCTACGAGGGCACCGTCAAATCGGACATCGAGGACAGGGCGCTCACGCACCTGCAGCTCGTGATGACGGCGAAGCTCAGGAGAGGCGAGCCCTTCTCGTTCTCCTGGCGCGAGGACATGACTGTCGGCGGCGGTCGGACGACTGTCTGGGTGCACGCCGGCAGCTCCCTCGTCTTCAAGTACAGCGGGAGCCGTCAGCCGCAGATCAACCGCGCGTGGATCGAAGCGCTGGCGTTCACGGCGAACGCCCCCGGCGGTCTGCGCCTGGTGAGCGAGCCGGCCGAAGGCACGGCGCCGCCGGTCGAGCGCGTCGAGGTTCCGGCGCAGGCCTGA
- a CDS encoding threonine/serine ThrE exporter family protein → MSPNPQRRLLASVRRILHTDPSSVAHTEAMPIIDERTVPRVLDLATRIGESMFGVGASAHEVTLAITRICAAYGMRDVQVDVTYNSITVSFHLSGEVWPETLVRVVRVAAPDHAKLQRVQALVADIDDGLDLESARSTFRALRRVPFGYQQPVVIVARALLAVGVSIMLGASPLIVGLTFIAALCAALTQAGLARVRVPLFFSQIAGGFVTTVVAVAVSALGAAGIEPFVGIRPSIIVASGIVLMLAGLTVVGAAQDAIDGFALTAGGRILDLTMQTLGVVIGILVGLELGSVLGFTMGLPDDPAPFGPLLNQFAGAIIIAIAVAVFNGAGLRIILVSALLSAVTIAGYSTMVGLNLHPAAASAIGALLASFIGMLIAVKLHVPSVAVTTAAIVPLVPGVAVFQGLLEMIHAAGSASGVVGIGGSLVDAAVIGIALASGASLGLYLGTPVRATLSSVAKNRARVVRR, encoded by the coding sequence GTGTCCCCGAATCCCCAGCGGCGACTGCTCGCCTCCGTGCGCAGGATCCTGCACACCGATCCCTCGTCCGTCGCCCACACCGAGGCGATGCCGATCATCGACGAACGCACCGTGCCGCGTGTGCTCGACCTCGCGACCCGCATCGGCGAATCGATGTTCGGGGTCGGCGCCTCGGCGCACGAGGTCACGCTCGCCATCACCCGCATCTGCGCCGCGTACGGCATGCGGGACGTGCAGGTCGATGTCACCTACAACTCGATCACGGTCTCGTTCCACCTGAGCGGCGAGGTCTGGCCCGAGACGCTCGTGCGGGTCGTGCGCGTCGCCGCCCCCGACCACGCCAAGCTGCAGAGAGTGCAGGCCCTGGTCGCCGACATCGACGACGGACTGGATCTCGAATCGGCCCGCTCGACGTTCCGCGCCCTGCGGCGCGTGCCCTTCGGCTACCAGCAGCCGGTGGTCATCGTGGCACGAGCGCTGCTCGCCGTCGGAGTGAGCATCATGCTCGGGGCCTCGCCGCTCATCGTCGGGCTCACGTTCATCGCGGCGCTCTGCGCGGCGTTGACCCAGGCCGGCCTCGCGCGCGTGCGCGTTCCGCTGTTCTTCAGTCAGATCGCCGGAGGGTTCGTCACCACGGTCGTCGCGGTCGCCGTCTCGGCCCTCGGGGCCGCCGGCATCGAGCCCTTCGTCGGCATCCGACCATCGATCATCGTCGCGTCGGGAATCGTGCTCATGCTCGCCGGACTCACCGTGGTGGGGGCCGCGCAGGATGCGATCGACGGATTCGCGCTCACCGCAGGCGGACGCATCCTCGATCTGACGATGCAGACGCTCGGAGTCGTGATCGGCATCCTCGTCGGCCTCGAACTCGGCAGCGTGCTCGGCTTCACGATGGGTCTGCCCGATGACCCGGCCCCGTTCGGTCCGCTCCTGAACCAGTTCGCGGGGGCGATCATCATCGCGATCGCCGTCGCCGTCTTCAACGGCGCGGGTCTTCGGATCATCCTCGTCAGCGCGCTGCTCAGCGCCGTCACCATCGCCGGCTATTCGACGATGGTCGGTCTGAACCTGCATCCGGCTGCGGCGAGCGCGATCGGCGCCCTGCTCGCGAGCTTCATCGGGATGCTGATCGCGGTGAAGCTGCACGTCCCGTCGGTCGCGGTCACCACGGCCGCGATCGTGCCGCTCGTGCCCGGTGTCGCGGTGTTCCAGGGCCTGCTCGAGATGATCCACGCGGCAGGGTCGGCATCCGGGGTCGTCGGCATCGGCGGCTCTCTGGTCGATGCCGCGGTGATCGGAATCGCACTGGCTTCGGGCGCATCGCTCGGCCTGTATCTGGGAACGCCCGTGCGCGCCACCCTCAGCAGCGTCGCGAAGAACCGGGCGCGGGTCGTCCGGCGCTGA
- a CDS encoding cupin domain-containing protein has protein sequence MVTDDPTVTNPDHYRTLWENDLVRVLEYTDEPGDRTTPHDHPNSVMVTLSDFSRRLSAGERTFDTSLTAGQAVWLPAQRHWGENTGATSTHTILVELKGDAAGEPGGGALGPQV, from the coding sequence ATGGTCACCGACGATCCCACTGTCACCAACCCCGATCACTACCGCACGCTCTGGGAGAACGATCTCGTGCGCGTGCTCGAGTACACGGATGAGCCGGGCGACCGCACGACTCCTCACGATCATCCGAACAGCGTGATGGTGACCCTCAGCGATTTCTCGCGCCGTCTGTCAGCGGGGGAGCGCACCTTCGACACGTCGTTGACCGCGGGTCAGGCCGTCTGGCTGCCGGCCCAACGCCACTGGGGAGAGAACACGGGGGCGACGTCGACGCACACCATCCTCGTCGAGTTGAAGGGCGACGCCGCGGGGGAGCCCGGCGGCGGCGCGCTCGGACCCCAGGTCTGA
- a CDS encoding ABC transporter substrate-binding protein — MTSRARKTWLTACLLAVSTTVALAGCATADPTSSGGDAAEGDAIVVGSFAFPESEILGEIYAQALEAEGFDVSTKFNIGPRQQTIPALQDGSINLIPEYNGNLLAYYDTAYEERTTEDVDAALPDAVGADDLQVLDSAEAEDKDAYVVTKKTAEDNDLTAIGDLKALEPFSLASNPQFGELGYGIPGLRDVYGVGVEAGQVTFVPYEDFGGPDTVQALVDGTVQVADIYTTSPAIKSEDLVVLEDPENMISAQNVIPLLSKDIYTDKLAEVLNAISAKLTTDDLIDLRERVEGDEKASAATAAEEWLTTAGLLDK; from the coding sequence ATGACCTCTCGAGCCCGTAAGACCTGGCTGACGGCCTGCCTGCTCGCCGTCAGCACCACCGTCGCGCTCGCCGGCTGCGCGACCGCCGACCCGACGTCCTCGGGCGGTGACGCCGCCGAGGGCGACGCGATCGTCGTCGGCTCCTTCGCCTTCCCCGAGAGCGAGATCCTCGGCGAGATCTACGCGCAGGCGCTCGAGGCCGAGGGCTTCGACGTCTCGACCAAGTTCAACATCGGTCCGCGCCAGCAGACGATCCCCGCGCTGCAGGACGGGTCCATCAACCTCATCCCGGAGTACAACGGCAACCTGCTGGCGTACTACGACACGGCGTACGAGGAGCGGACGACCGAGGACGTCGATGCGGCGCTGCCGGATGCGGTGGGCGCGGACGACCTGCAGGTGCTCGACTCGGCCGAGGCCGAGGACAAGGACGCCTACGTGGTGACGAAGAAGACCGCCGAGGACAACGACCTGACGGCCATCGGCGACCTGAAGGCTCTCGAGCCGTTCTCCCTGGCGTCGAACCCGCAGTTCGGCGAACTCGGCTACGGGATCCCGGGGCTGCGCGACGTCTACGGCGTGGGCGTCGAAGCGGGACAGGTCACGTTCGTCCCGTACGAGGACTTCGGCGGTCCCGACACGGTGCAGGCGCTCGTCGACGGCACGGTGCAGGTGGCCGACATCTACACGACGTCGCCGGCGATCAAGTCGGAGGACCTCGTCGTCCTCGAGGACCCGGAGAACATGATCTCGGCGCAGAACGTCATCCCGCTGCTCTCGAAGGACATCTACACCGACAAGCTCGCCGAGGTGCTCAATGCGATCTCCGCGAAGCTCACCACCGACGACCTGATCGATCTGCGCGAACGGGTCGAGGGCGACGAGAAGGCGTCGGCCGCGACCGCGGCGGAAGAATGGCTCACCACCGCAGGTCTGCTCGACAAGTGA
- a CDS encoding DHA2 family efflux MFS transporter permease subunit has protein sequence MTHISPTSSGDAVRSPREVFTAISGLVVGMFVAVLSGTVVSTSMPVIIADLGGTQSQYTWVITASLLATAVSTPIWGKLADLVDRKILVQLSLIIFTVGTVIAGFSTDTNMLIAVRVIQGIGVGGLMSLVMIAVALIISPRERGKYMGVVGGIMALGTIGGPLLGGLLTDVWGWRSNFFVGVPFAILALLLLQFTLHLPKPQRDRKVSIDYFGIVLLAVGVSTLLIWVSMGGSQFDWDSSTSIMLAVTAGVAIAAFITVEFFVKEPIVPMSLFRNRTFTLSVIASIAIGVSMFATSVFLAQYFQLARGATPTESGLMTIPMIVGQMGASIIIGQLVSRFGKWKGWMLTGSVLTTIGVSLMATLRYDTPFPLVATYMFVLGAGLGMVMQNLTLIVQNDTAPQQLGAASSNVNFFRTIAGTIGVTVMGASLSTSVGNYISDALEGFTPTTPDEIDALKHLASGDVPKVTQLPDTIRTIVEGAYGHGIADAFIIAIPLAVIAIIAIAFIKNKPLSTKNAAEQLREQAEESVLEVSEAEVGATMSTGAIRISGTESASPSTGSVTTVLERDERESGR, from the coding sequence GTGACACACATCTCACCCACCTCCTCAGGCGACGCGGTGCGCTCGCCTCGCGAGGTCTTCACCGCGATCTCGGGCCTCGTCGTCGGCATGTTCGTCGCCGTGCTCTCGGGCACCGTGGTGTCGACCTCCATGCCGGTCATCATCGCCGACCTCGGCGGCACCCAGTCGCAGTACACCTGGGTCATCACCGCCAGCCTCCTCGCGACCGCCGTCTCGACCCCCATCTGGGGCAAGCTCGCCGACCTCGTCGATCGCAAGATCCTCGTGCAGCTGTCGCTGATCATCTTCACGGTCGGCACCGTGATCGCCGGCTTCTCGACCGACACCAACATGCTCATCGCGGTCCGCGTGATCCAGGGCATCGGCGTCGGCGGACTGATGTCGCTCGTGATGATCGCGGTCGCCCTCATCATCTCGCCGCGCGAGCGCGGCAAGTACATGGGCGTGGTCGGCGGAATCATGGCCCTCGGCACCATCGGCGGCCCGCTGCTCGGCGGACTCCTCACCGACGTCTGGGGCTGGCGCTCCAACTTCTTCGTCGGCGTGCCCTTCGCCATCCTCGCCCTCCTGCTGCTGCAGTTCACCCTGCACCTGCCCAAGCCCCAGCGCGACCGCAAGGTGTCGATCGACTACTTCGGCATCGTGCTGCTCGCGGTCGGCGTCTCGACCCTGCTCATCTGGGTCTCGATGGGCGGCAGCCAGTTCGACTGGGACTCCTCGACCAGCATCATGCTCGCCGTCACCGCGGGTGTCGCGATCGCCGCGTTCATCACCGTCGAGTTCTTCGTCAAGGAACCGATCGTGCCGATGTCGCTGTTCCGCAACCGCACCTTCACGCTGTCGGTCATCGCGTCGATCGCCATCGGCGTCTCGATGTTCGCGACCTCGGTGTTCCTCGCCCAGTACTTCCAGCTCGCCCGCGGTGCCACACCGACCGAGTCCGGCCTCATGACGATCCCGATGATCGTCGGACAGATGGGTGCGTCGATCATCATCGGCCAGCTCGTCAGCCGCTTCGGCAAGTGGAAGGGATGGATGCTCACGGGCTCCGTGCTGACCACGATCGGCGTCAGCCTGATGGCGACCCTGCGCTACGACACCCCGTTCCCGCTGGTCGCGACCTACATGTTCGTGCTCGGCGCAGGTCTCGGCATGGTCATGCAGAACCTCACGCTCATCGTGCAGAACGACACCGCGCCGCAGCAGCTGGGCGCCGCCTCGTCGAACGTCAACTTCTTCCGCACGATCGCCGGCACCATCGGCGTGACGGTCATGGGCGCCTCGCTCTCGACCAGCGTCGGCAACTACATCTCCGACGCGCTCGAGGGATTCACTCCCACGACGCCCGATGAGATCGACGCGCTGAAGCACCTCGCCTCTGGCGATGTGCCCAAGGTCACGCAGCTGCCCGACACGATCCGCACGATCGTCGAGGGAGCCTACGGCCACGGCATCGCGGATGCGTTCATCATCGCCATTCCGCTCGCAGTGATCGCCATCATCGCGATCGCGTTCATCAAGAACAAGCCGCTGTCGACGAAGAACGCCGCCGAGCAGCTGCGCGAGCAGGCCGAGGAGTCCGTTCTCGAGGTCTCCGAGGCCGAGGTCGGCGCCACCATGTCGACCGGAGCCATCCGCATCTCGGGCACCGAGTCCGCCTCACCCTCGACCGGCTCGGTGACGACCGTGCTCGAGCGCGACGAGCGGGAGTCGGGGCGCTGA
- a CDS encoding MarR family winged helix-turn-helix transcriptional regulator, which yields MVTSEAAAPADVDTALGDLQTHLNLIFARTRTLWRESAARIDPELQVGGYKLLTFIDRAGSASAHELAERFEMDKSVISRQVRMLEELGLIESRPDERDGRLRVLTATPSACSALTELRSDHASRLRTVVAELTQDEIHAASKVFRLLSEV from the coding sequence ATGGTCACCTCCGAAGCGGCGGCGCCCGCCGACGTCGACACCGCCCTCGGCGACCTCCAGACGCATCTGAACCTCATCTTCGCGAGGACTCGGACGCTCTGGAGGGAGTCGGCGGCGCGCATCGACCCCGAGCTGCAGGTGGGCGGCTACAAGCTGCTGACCTTCATCGATCGGGCGGGCTCCGCCAGCGCTCACGAGCTCGCCGAGCGCTTCGAGATGGACAAGTCCGTCATCAGTCGCCAGGTGCGGATGCTCGAGGAGCTGGGCCTGATCGAGTCGAGGCCGGACGAGCGTGACGGCCGGCTGCGGGTCCTGACGGCGACGCCGTCGGCCTGCTCCGCCCTCACCGAGCTGCGCAGCGACCACGCCTCGCGCCTGCGCACGGTCGTGGCCGAGCTCACGCAGGACGAGATCCACGCGGCATCCAAGGTGTTCCGTCTGCTCTCAGAGGTCTGA
- a CDS encoding ABC transporter permease, with protein sequence MNFFLDAIAWILDPANWVPGSQSPLPIGDRLVEHLIYSGVSLVIAMLIALPLGFYIGHTGHGRQFVIGFTGAMRALPTLGLLFFLTMVLRSGLSTTPAVLVGSVVAFVLLAIPSLLAGAYAGLESVSRESIDAARAIGMTEMQILRKVEIPLGLPVIIGGIRSATLQVIATVTIASYVGLGGLGRIISSGIGLNDYTVILGGALLVTVLALSVDGVFALLQRLTRTRGQTSRPLRSVQRNRSEAAVAPIVDERTPA encoded by the coding sequence ATGAACTTCTTCCTCGACGCCATCGCCTGGATCCTCGACCCCGCCAACTGGGTGCCGGGCTCGCAGAGCCCGCTGCCCATCGGCGACCGACTCGTCGAGCACCTCATCTACTCGGGCGTCTCGCTCGTCATCGCGATGCTGATCGCTCTGCCGCTCGGCTTCTACATCGGGCACACCGGGCACGGTCGCCAGTTCGTGATCGGCTTCACCGGTGCGATGCGCGCTCTCCCGACGCTCGGGCTCCTGTTCTTCCTCACGATGGTGCTGCGCTCCGGTCTCAGCACCACTCCGGCCGTGCTCGTCGGCTCCGTCGTCGCTTTCGTGCTGCTGGCGATCCCGTCGCTGCTCGCCGGTGCCTACGCCGGCCTCGAGAGCGTCAGCCGCGAGTCGATCGATGCGGCGCGCGCGATCGGGATGACCGAGATGCAGATCCTCCGCAAGGTCGAGATCCCACTCGGGCTGCCGGTGATCATCGGCGGGATCCGCTCGGCCACGCTGCAGGTCATCGCGACCGTGACGATCGCGTCGTACGTCGGACTCGGCGGCCTCGGGCGGATCATCTCGTCGGGCATCGGCCTCAACGACTACACCGTGATCCTCGGCGGGGCGCTCCTGGTGACCGTTCTCGCGCTGAGCGTCGACGGCGTCTTCGCGCTCCTCCAGCGCCTCACCCGTACTCGGGGGCAGACGAGCCGTCCCCTCCGCAGTGTGCAGCGAAACAGGTCGGAGGCCGCTGTGGCGCCGATCGTCGACGAAAGGACCCCCGCATGA
- a CDS encoding MarR family winged helix-turn-helix transcriptional regulator: MSASSDEVAPIDGAATPDLDQAISRVEHELGRLFARIRVSWREAATTVHPDLQPLGYQVLTSIATGKATSAGAIIERLQTDKSAVSRHVRQLEQLGLVESVPDPDDRRARVLVATELAQERVALARARYEERLGERLRRWTAEDLDHFAELLAAFGD, encoded by the coding sequence ATGAGTGCCTCGTCCGACGAAGTCGCCCCGATAGACGGCGCCGCAACCCCTGACCTCGATCAGGCGATCTCGAGGGTCGAGCACGAGCTGGGCAGGCTCTTCGCCCGCATCCGGGTGAGCTGGCGCGAAGCCGCGACCACCGTGCACCCCGACCTGCAGCCTCTCGGATACCAGGTGCTCACGTCGATCGCCACCGGCAAGGCGACCTCGGCCGGCGCGATCATCGAGCGCCTGCAGACCGACAAGTCGGCCGTCAGTCGGCACGTGCGCCAACTCGAGCAGCTCGGTCTCGTCGAGAGCGTCCCCGACCCGGACGATCGCCGCGCGCGGGTGCTCGTCGCCACGGAGCTGGCGCAGGAGCGAGTGGCCCTCGCCCGCGCTCGGTACGAAGAGCGCCTCGGCGAGAGGCTGCGCCGCTGGACGGCCGAGGATCTCGACCACTTCGCGGAGCTGCTCGCCGCCTTCGGCGACTGA
- a CDS encoding helix-turn-helix transcriptional regulator — MDNRSEVREFLMTRRARVAPESVGIPAGGNRRVAGLRRSEAAALAGVSVEYYAKLERGAIAGASAAVLDALASALRLDDAERAHLLDLARAADGIPSSGRSRRRSAKPGAARPSLQWALSSITDAIAFVRDPHQNLVATNDLARAFYSPVIGDGGRTPNLARFQFLDPAAHDFYPDWDLFAEMCVAIMRAEAGRDPHDKGLQDLVGELSTRSETFRRLWAAHDVRIHGAGTKRFRHPLVGELTLAYEELAITAEPGNVLLIYSAEPGSPSAERLALLASWSLDQRVVEPTRDESRG, encoded by the coding sequence ATGGACAACAGATCCGAGGTCCGCGAGTTCCTGATGACCCGCCGCGCGCGCGTCGCGCCCGAGTCGGTCGGCATCCCGGCCGGCGGGAACCGACGTGTCGCCGGCCTGCGGCGCAGTGAGGCCGCAGCGCTCGCCGGAGTCAGCGTCGAGTACTACGCGAAGCTCGAGCGCGGCGCGATCGCCGGCGCCTCCGCCGCGGTGCTCGACGCGCTCGCGTCAGCCCTTCGACTCGACGACGCCGAGCGCGCGCATCTGCTCGATCTCGCCCGCGCCGCCGACGGCATCCCGTCGAGCGGCCGCTCGCGTCGCCGGTCGGCGAAGCCCGGGGCTGCACGACCCAGCCTGCAGTGGGCGCTGTCGTCGATCACCGATGCGATCGCGTTCGTCCGCGACCCCCACCAGAACCTGGTCGCCACGAACGATCTCGCCCGAGCCTTCTATTCGCCGGTGATCGGCGACGGCGGCCGCACCCCGAATCTCGCGCGCTTCCAGTTCCTGGACCCGGCAGCGCACGACTTCTATCCCGACTGGGATCTCTTCGCCGAGATGTGCGTCGCGATCATGCGAGCCGAAGCCGGGCGGGATCCGCACGACAAGGGTCTGCAGGATCTCGTCGGCGAGCTGTCGACGCGCAGCGAGACGTTCCGCCGGCTGTGGGCGGCGCACGATGTGCGCATCCACGGCGCGGGCACGAAGCGGTTCCGGCATCCGCTCGTCGGCGAGCTGACCCTGGCGTATGAGGAGCTCGCGATCACCGCCGAGCCGGGCAACGTGCTGCTGATCTACTCGGCCGAGCCGGGCTCGCCCTCGGCCGAGCGTCTCGCGCTGCTCGCGTCGTGGTCTCTGGACCAGCGCGTCGTCGAGCCGACCAGGGACGAGAGCCGCGGCTAG
- a CDS encoding alkene reductase, with product MTLFESAVFGALPLSNRVVMAPLTRTRADDDGVPTETMVEYYRQRAGQGLIISEGTWPAAEGKSYSGQPGIVTPAQIDGWRRIADAVHEAGGTIVMQLMHGGRVSHPEISGEPRVVGPSALAAPGQTHTPVGKVDMPVAHALTLDEIPMVVEQFVQAARNAIAAGFDGVEVHGANGYLVQEFLSPVSNIRDDQYGGSPENRARFAIEVTSAVAEAVGADRTGIRLSPQHNIQGVLEEDDADALATYLAVAEGLAPLGLAFIDVLSAVPTSELVQRIRRTAGAPLIVNSGFAAQTTRDEAEMLVSEGWADAVAAGRPVIANPDLVERWRQDAELNEPRPALFYGRTAEGYTDYPSLETVRADA from the coding sequence GTGACCCTCTTCGAATCGGCCGTCTTCGGCGCCCTCCCGCTGTCCAACCGCGTCGTCATGGCGCCGCTCACCCGCACCCGTGCGGACGACGACGGTGTGCCCACCGAGACGATGGTGGAGTACTACCGCCAGCGCGCGGGCCAGGGTCTCATCATCTCCGAGGGCACGTGGCCGGCCGCCGAGGGCAAGTCGTACTCCGGGCAGCCCGGCATCGTCACTCCCGCGCAGATCGACGGATGGCGGCGGATCGCCGACGCCGTGCACGAGGCCGGCGGCACGATCGTCATGCAGCTGATGCACGGCGGCCGCGTCTCGCACCCCGAGATCTCCGGTGAGCCGCGTGTCGTGGGCCCGAGCGCGCTCGCCGCCCCCGGCCAGACGCACACCCCGGTCGGCAAGGTCGACATGCCGGTCGCTCACGCTCTCACGCTCGACGAGATCCCGATGGTCGTCGAGCAGTTCGTGCAGGCCGCACGCAACGCGATCGCCGCGGGCTTCGACGGCGTCGAGGTGCACGGCGCGAACGGCTACCTCGTGCAGGAGTTCCTCTCGCCGGTGTCGAACATCCGTGACGATCAGTACGGCGGATCGCCCGAGAACCGCGCGCGGTTCGCGATCGAGGTCACGTCGGCGGTGGCTGAGGCGGTCGGGGCCGACCGCACCGGCATCCGTCTGTCGCCGCAGCACAACATCCAGGGCGTCCTCGAGGAGGACGACGCCGACGCACTCGCCACCTACCTCGCCGTCGCCGAGGGCCTCGCACCGCTCGGCCTCGCATTCATCGACGTGCTCAGTGCCGTGCCGACCAGCGAGCTCGTGCAGCGCATCCGCCGCACGGCGGGTGCCCCGCTGATCGTCAACTCCGGATTCGCCGCGCAGACCACCCGCGACGAGGCCGAGATGCTCGTCTCGGAGGGATGGGCCGACGCCGTGGCAGCAGGTCGTCCGGTGATCGCGAACCCCGACCTCGTCGAGCGCTGGCGTCAGGACGCCGAGCTCAACGAGCCGCGCCCTGCGCTGTTCTACGGACGCACGGCCGAGGGATACACGGACTACCCGTCGCTCGAGACCGTGCGCGCCGACGCCTGA
- a CDS encoding NADPH-dependent FMN reductase — MAYRVGYFVGSLSSTSINRILATALIRLAPDDLEFFEIPIRDLPLYSQDYDADYPAVAVDLKESIASADAVLFVTPEYNRSIPGGLKNAIDWASRPWGQNSFDHIPAAVIGASVGAIGTAVAQQSLRGVLSFCNARQMTAPEAYIQFSPDTFADDGTVHNAGTATFLRDYLVEFRDHIERVLTVLPRDTDV; from the coding sequence ATGGCATACAGGGTCGGATACTTCGTCGGAAGCCTCTCGTCCACCTCGATCAACCGCATCCTCGCGACGGCGCTGATCAGGCTGGCGCCGGATGATCTCGAGTTCTTCGAGATCCCGATCCGAGACCTCCCCCTCTACAGCCAGGACTATGACGCCGACTACCCCGCGGTGGCCGTCGATCTGAAGGAGTCCATCGCCTCGGCTGATGCGGTGCTCTTCGTGACGCCCGAGTACAACCGCTCGATCCCCGGCGGCCTCAAGAACGCGATCGACTGGGCGTCGCGGCCGTGGGGGCAGAACTCCTTCGACCACATCCCCGCCGCGGTGATCGGCGCCTCGGTGGGCGCGATCGGCACGGCGGTCGCCCAGCAGAGCCTGCGCGGGGTGCTGAGCTTCTGCAACGCCCGTCAGATGACGGCGCCCGAGGCCTACATCCAGTTCTCGCCCGACACCTTCGCCGATGACGGGACGGTCCACAACGCGGGCACCGCGACCTTCCTCCGCGACTACCTGGTCGAGTTCCGAGACCACATCGAACGCGTGCTCACGGTGCTGCCGCGCGACACCGACGTGTGA
- a CDS encoding ABC transporter permease: protein MNWIASNLGLIVDLTINHVRLAIIPIILGFLIAVPLGWVASRNRVARTFIITTGSLLYTIPSLPLFVILPVILGTRILDDTNLVVALTIYAVAIMLRSATDAFGSVDRSIIESAKAIGFSRSGRFWRVEFPLAGPVLIAGLRVVSVSTIALVSVGVIIGSENLGYLFQNGKQRGILEEVVVGIVMSLLIALVFDLILVAIGRVLMPWSRAAGVRGTSGAPTDPDPATDSVSTRRVLEPPGAGVR from the coding sequence ATGAACTGGATCGCCTCCAACCTCGGATTGATCGTCGATCTGACGATCAATCACGTGCGTCTGGCGATCATTCCGATCATCCTCGGCTTCCTGATCGCGGTGCCGCTGGGCTGGGTGGCCAGCCGCAATCGCGTCGCCCGGACGTTCATCATCACGACGGGCAGCCTGCTCTACACGATCCCGTCCCTGCCGCTCTTCGTCATCCTGCCGGTCATCCTCGGCACCCGGATCCTCGATGACACGAACCTGGTCGTGGCGCTGACGATCTACGCGGTCGCGATCATGCTGCGCTCGGCGACCGACGCCTTCGGATCGGTCGATCGGTCGATCATCGAGTCGGCGAAGGCCATCGGCTTCTCGCGCAGCGGCCGGTTCTGGCGCGTCGAGTTCCCTCTCGCCGGGCCCGTGCTGATCGCCGGCCTCCGCGTGGTCTCCGTGTCGACCATCGCCCTCGTCTCGGTGGGCGTGATCATCGGCTCGGAGAATCTCGGCTACCTCTTCCAGAACGGCAAGCAGCGCGGCATCCTCGAGGAGGTCGTCGTCGGGATCGTCATGAGCCTGCTCATCGCTCTCGTCTTCGACCTGATCCTCGTGGCGATCGGGCGGGTCCTCATGCCCTGGAGCCGCGCCGCCGGCGTGCGCGGCACGAGCGGCGCACCGACCGACCCCGACCCCGCGACCGACAGTGTCAGCACCCGTCGAGTGCTCGAGCCCCCGGGGGCCGGTGTCCGATGA
- a CDS encoding DUF1684 domain-containing protein — protein MTLTKARTAAEVVDWRRRVFALYDAVRRADSAEDAHELWRIERDDLLLHHAATPLMADDRPLFEGLPIASYDPQWRFELPILEAEPGGFEFATGTDGVVPFERIGRVEVPDTGSLDVWRLTTYGGGIFIPVRDALAGRPGGTYGGGRYLIDTIKGADLGSDAERGTIVLDFNFAYNPSCAYDPAWACPLAQPGNVLEVAVPVGEMYGRVAD, from the coding sequence ATGACGCTCACGAAAGCCCGCACCGCCGCAGAGGTCGTCGACTGGCGACGCCGTGTCTTCGCCCTCTACGACGCCGTGCGTCGGGCGGACTCCGCCGAAGACGCGCACGAGCTCTGGCGCATCGAGCGCGACGACCTGCTGCTGCACCATGCGGCGACCCCGCTGATGGCCGACGATCGACCGCTGTTCGAAGGGCTCCCGATCGCGTCGTACGATCCGCAGTGGCGCTTCGAGCTGCCGATCCTCGAGGCCGAGCCCGGGGGCTTCGAGTTCGCGACCGGCACCGACGGCGTGGTTCCCTTCGAGCGCATCGGCAGGGTCGAGGTCCCCGACACCGGGTCGCTCGACGTGTGGCGTCTGACGACCTACGGCGGCGGGATCTTCATCCCCGTGCGCGACGCTCTCGCCGGTCGTCCGGGAGGAACCTACGGAGGCGGCCGCTATCTGATCGACACGATCAAGGGCGCCGACCTCGGGTCGGATGCCGAGCGCGGCACGATCGTGCTCGACTTCAACTTCGCCTACAACCCCTCGTGCGCCTACGACCCGGCGTGGGCCTGCCCGCTCGCCCAGCCGGGCAATGTGCTCGAGGTCGCGGTGCCCGTGGGGGAGATGTACGGCCGCGTCGCCGACTGA